From Streptomyces asiaticus, one genomic window encodes:
- the serS gene encoding serine--tRNA ligase — MIDLRLLREDPDRVRASQRARGEDVGIVDALLTADERRRSSSVRFDELRAEQKALGKLIPKASGDEKAELLKKAGELSAAVKAADAEQDVAAEETQRLLLQLGNLVHPEVPVGGEDDFAVLETVGTPRDFEAEGFAPKDHLELGELLGAIDTERGAKVSGSRFYYLTGIGALLEFALVNAAMAQATAAGFTPMLTPALVKPKAMEGTGFLGQAAEDVYHLDKDDLFLVGTSEVPLAAYHMDEILEADQLPRRYAGFSSCFRREAGSYGKDTRGIFRVHQFDKVEMFVYTTPEEAEAEHQRLLEWEKQWLTSLELPFRVVDLASGDLGSSATRKFDCEAWIPTQGKYRELTSTSNTTEFQSRRLSIRMREGKRVRPLATLNGTLCAITRTIVAVLENHQQADGSVRVPEALRPFLGGREVLEPVAR; from the coding sequence GTGATTGACCTTCGCCTGCTCCGTGAGGACCCCGATCGTGTGCGCGCCTCCCAGCGCGCTCGTGGAGAGGACGTCGGCATCGTCGACGCGCTCCTGACCGCCGACGAGCGGCGCAGGTCCTCCAGTGTCCGCTTCGACGAGCTGCGTGCCGAGCAGAAGGCGCTCGGCAAGCTCATCCCCAAAGCCTCCGGTGACGAGAAGGCCGAGCTGCTGAAGAAGGCGGGCGAGCTCTCCGCCGCCGTCAAGGCGGCCGACGCCGAGCAGGACGTGGCCGCCGAGGAGACCCAGCGGCTCCTGCTCCAGCTGGGCAATCTGGTGCACCCCGAGGTCCCGGTCGGCGGCGAGGACGACTTCGCCGTCCTGGAGACCGTCGGCACCCCGCGCGACTTCGAGGCCGAGGGCTTCGCGCCCAAGGACCACCTGGAGCTCGGCGAGCTGCTCGGCGCGATCGACACCGAGCGCGGCGCCAAGGTCTCCGGCTCCCGCTTCTACTACCTGACCGGCATCGGCGCCCTGCTGGAGTTCGCACTGGTGAACGCGGCGATGGCGCAGGCCACCGCGGCGGGCTTCACCCCGATGCTCACCCCGGCGCTGGTCAAGCCGAAGGCCATGGAGGGCACCGGCTTCCTCGGCCAGGCCGCCGAGGACGTCTACCACCTCGACAAGGACGACCTCTTCCTGGTGGGCACCTCCGAGGTGCCGCTGGCCGCGTACCACATGGACGAGATCCTGGAGGCGGACCAGCTGCCGCGGCGCTACGCCGGGTTCTCCTCCTGCTTCCGCCGTGAGGCCGGGTCGTACGGCAAGGACACCCGGGGCATCTTCCGGGTGCACCAGTTCGACAAGGTCGAGATGTTCGTCTACACGACGCCGGAGGAGGCCGAGGCCGAGCACCAGCGGCTGCTGGAGTGGGAGAAGCAGTGGCTGACCTCGCTGGAGCTGCCGTTCCGGGTGGTCGACCTGGCCTCGGGTGACCTGGGCTCGTCGGCGACGCGGAAGTTCGACTGCGAGGCGTGGATCCCGACGCAGGGCAAGTACCGCGAGCTGACCTCGACCTCCAACACCACCGAGTTCCAGTCGCGTCGGCTGTCGATCCGGATGCGCGAGGGCAAGCGGGTCCGTCCGCTGGCCACGCTCAACGGCACGCTGTGCGCGATCACCCGGACCATCGTCGCGGTCCTCGAGAACCACCAGCAGGCCGACGGCTCGGTGCGGGTGCCCGAGGCGCTGCGGCCGTTCCTCGGTGGACGCGAGGTCCTGGAACCGGTCGCCCGGTGA
- a CDS encoding HAD family hydrolase: MSGGDDLPYRDDLPYRLIATDLDGTLLRPDHTVSARTRDALAAATAAGAAHIVVTGRTVPVARHILDDLGYEGLAVCGQGAQLYHAGEHRLLTSVTLDRQVALLALEKIEAEVGPLFLAAARDGLDGEVLFGEGYRMDHDGMSLVPFTEPAELWSQPISKLYIQHAELGDDALADAARTAAGGLVGVTMAGTGLVELLPLGLTKATGLSLAARRLGMTADDAIAFGDMPNDIAMFGWAKHAVAMANAHQDLKAVADEITASNAEDGIAVVLERLFPAAAANS; encoded by the coding sequence GTGAGCGGCGGCGACGATCTTCCGTACCGCGACGATCTTCCGTACCGCCTGATCGCGACCGATCTCGACGGGACGCTGCTGCGCCCCGACCACACCGTCTCGGCGCGGACCCGGGACGCGCTCGCCGCGGCCACCGCGGCGGGCGCCGCGCACATCGTGGTCACCGGGCGGACCGTCCCGGTGGCCCGGCACATACTCGACGACCTCGGCTACGAGGGGCTCGCGGTGTGCGGCCAGGGCGCACAGCTCTACCACGCGGGCGAGCACCGGCTGCTGACCTCCGTGACGCTGGACCGGCAGGTGGCGCTGCTGGCGCTGGAGAAGATCGAGGCGGAGGTCGGCCCGCTGTTCCTGGCCGCGGCCCGCGACGGGCTGGACGGCGAGGTGCTCTTCGGTGAGGGGTACCGGATGGATCACGACGGGATGTCGCTGGTGCCGTTCACGGAGCCGGCCGAGCTGTGGTCGCAGCCCATCAGCAAGCTCTACATCCAGCACGCCGAGCTGGGCGACGACGCGCTCGCGGACGCCGCCCGGACGGCCGCCGGGGGCCTGGTCGGGGTGACGATGGCCGGCACCGGGCTGGTGGAGCTGCTGCCGCTGGGGCTGACGAAGGCCACGGGCCTGTCGCTGGCCGCGCGCCGGCTGGGGATGACCGCCGACGACGCGATCGCCTTCGGCGACATGCCCAATGACATCGCGATGTTCGGCTGGGCGAAGCACGCGGTCGCGATGGCGAACGCGCACCAGGACCTCAAGGCCGTCGCCGACGAGATCACCGCGTCCAACGCGGAGGACGGCATCGCCGTGGTGCTGGAGCGGCTCTTCCCGGCGGCGGCGGCGAACAGCTGA
- a CDS encoding phospholipase codes for MRRLATSLAATAVTAAATIALAAPAQAVPADKQQVLASWTQTSASSYNTWLAARNNQGAWASYQFDWSTDYCSSSPDNPFGFPFQTACARHDFGYRNHKAMGIFDANKARIDSAFYEDLKRVCNAYSGATKTSCNGTAWTYYQAVKVFG; via the coding sequence ATGCGTCGCCTCGCCACGAGTCTCGCCGCCACCGCCGTCACCGCGGCGGCCACCATCGCCCTGGCCGCACCCGCCCAGGCGGTCCCCGCGGACAAGCAGCAGGTCCTCGCCAGCTGGACCCAGACCAGCGCCAGCAGCTACAACACCTGGCTCGCGGCGCGGAACAACCAGGGTGCCTGGGCCTCCTACCAGTTCGACTGGTCCACCGACTACTGCAGCAGCTCCCCCGACAACCCGTTCGGCTTCCCCTTCCAGACCGCCTGCGCCCGGCATGACTTCGGCTACCGCAACCACAAGGCGATGGGCATCTTCGACGCCAACAAGGCGCGCATCGACAGCGCCTTCTACGAGGACCTGAAGCGGGTGTGCAACGCCTACAGCGGTGCCACCAAGACATCGTGCAACGGCACGGCCTGGACGTACTACCAGGCGGTCAAGGTCTTCGGCTGA
- a CDS encoding Lrp/AsnC family transcriptional regulator — protein sequence MESDAYDDLDRALVHALQLDGRAPFSRLAEVLGVSDQTVARRYTRLRTTGAIRVLGLTDPAAVGDVVWMVRVRCLPDAALPVAEAMARRPDTSWVHVLSDGTEVSASTRAASDQDSDALLLRKLPQTPRVVGVSAHCVLHEYFGGEQSLVNKSPALTAEQIARLRPPAPDRSKGPRGPVSAGDRKLLDVLAGDGRAPLAELAAATGWSQSTVRRRLADLRADGTLYFDVDYSHRLFSQGVTTAIWLSVRPSELAATGQTLANHPEVAFACATTGTKNLLATVVCADVPALYTYLTTRIAELTSVRDMETTPILRRVKGPGPLLTPPSRMPWRPS from the coding sequence GTGGAATCCGACGCGTACGACGACCTGGACCGGGCGCTGGTGCACGCCCTCCAGCTCGACGGCCGGGCCCCCTTCAGCCGACTGGCCGAGGTGCTGGGCGTCTCCGACCAGACCGTGGCCCGCCGCTACACCCGGCTGCGGACGACCGGAGCGATCCGGGTGCTCGGGCTCACCGACCCGGCGGCGGTCGGCGACGTGGTCTGGATGGTCCGGGTGCGGTGCCTGCCGGACGCCGCCCTGCCGGTGGCCGAGGCGATGGCCCGGCGGCCGGACACCTCCTGGGTGCATGTGCTCTCCGACGGCACCGAGGTCTCCGCGTCGACACGGGCGGCGTCCGACCAGGACAGCGACGCCCTGCTGCTGCGCAAACTCCCGCAGACCCCACGGGTGGTGGGGGTGAGCGCGCACTGCGTGCTGCATGAGTACTTCGGCGGCGAGCAGAGCTTGGTCAACAAGTCCCCGGCGCTGACGGCCGAGCAGATCGCGCGGCTGCGCCCGCCCGCCCCGGACCGGTCGAAGGGCCCGCGCGGACCGGTGAGCGCGGGGGACCGCAAACTGCTGGACGTCCTCGCGGGGGACGGGCGGGCGCCGCTGGCCGAACTGGCCGCCGCCACCGGCTGGTCGCAGTCGACGGTGCGCCGTCGGCTGGCCGATCTGCGCGCCGACGGCACCCTGTACTTCGATGTCGACTACTCCCACCGGCTGTTCAGCCAGGGCGTCACCACCGCGATATGGCTGTCGGTACGGCCGTCGGAGCTCGCCGCCACCGGGCAGACGCTCGCGAACCACCCCGAGGTGGCGTTCGCATGTGCGACCACCGGAACGAAGAATCTGCTGGCGACCGTGGTCTGCGCCGATGTCCCGGCCCTCTACACCTATCTGACCACCCGTATCGCCGAGCTGACATCTGTGCGGGACATGGAGACCACCCCGATCCTCCGCCGGGTCAAGGGCCCGGGGCCACTGCTCACCCCTCCCTCCCGGATGCCCTGGCGTCCCTCCTGA
- a CDS encoding MFS transporter: protein MRRSWWPLAAITLGNFMLLIDVTIVNTALPQVARGLDASFTSLQWVMDIYALALAALLMVAGSAADLFGRRRLYLVGLAVFAISSLACGLAPDAGLLIAARAVQGVGAAAMFATNTPLLMATYSGRDRGIAFGVWGGTSGAAAAVGPVLGGVLTEYVDWRAIFLVNLPLTAIAVWITVRSIEESRGAAGVRIDWPGAASFTVCAGALTYGLMRGGEEGWADTGTVTALVAAAVALLAFVLLERGKRQPLLDLGLMRRPTFAVLMAAALLLQAAAFPYLTYAGLWLQSVLGMSPVQAGLAVTPMAGVSLVVGAAGGRLLDKVAPGRALGGGLLLVGAGALVNAAMVAPDTDWTAFVPGLALAGLGIGLAMPVLVSAALGSAPPERAGMASGAVNTFRQLGYALGIAVLGTVFATRVRDMVDGSDTVPARAAGQAAEAISGGHADAVIAAAPPARADAARALVHESFAAGLDRICVIAGIAALAAGLLVLTVVRGGPGGTPRKPTPEKSPSEPVHA from the coding sequence ATGCGCAGATCATGGTGGCCGCTTGCCGCCATCACCCTCGGCAACTTCATGCTGTTGATAGACGTCACGATCGTGAACACCGCGCTGCCCCAGGTGGCACGGGGGCTGGACGCGTCCTTCACCTCTCTCCAGTGGGTGATGGACATCTACGCGCTGGCGCTGGCCGCGCTGCTGATGGTGGCCGGATCGGCGGCGGACCTCTTCGGACGGCGGCGGCTGTATCTCGTCGGCCTCGCGGTGTTCGCGATCTCCTCCCTGGCCTGCGGTCTGGCACCGGACGCCGGGCTGCTGATCGCGGCCCGCGCCGTGCAGGGGGTGGGGGCCGCGGCCATGTTCGCCACCAACACCCCGCTGCTGATGGCCACGTACTCCGGCCGCGACCGCGGAATCGCCTTCGGCGTGTGGGGCGGTACGAGCGGGGCGGCCGCGGCGGTCGGCCCGGTGCTGGGCGGGGTGCTGACCGAGTATGTCGACTGGCGCGCGATCTTCCTGGTCAATCTGCCGCTGACGGCGATCGCGGTGTGGATCACGGTCCGCTCCATCGAGGAGTCGCGCGGCGCGGCGGGGGTGCGCATCGACTGGCCGGGCGCCGCCTCCTTCACGGTGTGCGCCGGGGCGCTGACGTACGGGCTGATGCGCGGCGGCGAGGAGGGCTGGGCCGACACCGGCACGGTCACCGCGCTGGTGGCGGCCGCGGTCGCGCTGCTCGCCTTCGTCCTGCTGGAGCGCGGGAAGCGGCAGCCGCTGCTGGACCTGGGTCTGATGCGCCGCCCGACGTTCGCGGTGCTGATGGCGGCGGCCCTGCTGCTCCAGGCGGCCGCCTTCCCGTACCTCACCTACGCCGGGCTGTGGCTCCAGTCGGTGCTGGGGATGAGCCCGGTGCAGGCGGGGCTCGCGGTGACGCCGATGGCGGGCGTCTCACTGGTCGTCGGCGCGGCGGGCGGACGGCTGCTGGACAAGGTCGCCCCCGGGCGGGCGCTCGGCGGCGGACTGCTGCTGGTGGGCGCGGGCGCGCTGGTCAACGCGGCGATGGTGGCCCCGGACACGGACTGGACCGCCTTCGTCCCCGGCCTGGCCCTGGCCGGTCTGGGGATCGGCCTGGCCATGCCGGTACTGGTCTCGGCGGCCCTCGGCTCGGCCCCGCCGGAGCGTGCGGGCATGGCCAGCGGCGCGGTGAACACCTTCCGGCAACTGGGCTATGCGCTGGGGATCGCCGTCCTGGGCACGGTGTTCGCGACGCGGGTGCGGGACATGGTGGACGGCAGCGACACCGTCCCGGCCAGGGCGGCCGGGCAGGCCGCCGAGGCCATCAGCGGCGGCCACGCCGACGCCGTGATCGCCGCCGCGCCCCCGGCCCGGGCGGACGCGGCGCGCGCCCTGGTCCACGAGTCGTTCGCGGCCGGTCTCGACCGCATCTGCGTCATCGCGGGCATCGCGGCCCTGGCGGCGGGCCTGTTGGTCCTCACCGTCGTCCGCGGCGGCCCCGGCGGCACGCCCCGGAAGCCGACCCCCGAGAAGTCCCCGTCGGAGCCGGTCCACGCCTGA
- a CDS encoding FadR/GntR family transcriptional regulator: protein MALRAAGRRSLVDTVVEQLRAQLTEGEWRVGDRVPTEHALAEQLQVGRNTVREAVRVLVHAGMLQSRQGEGTFVVSTTDPSEVMRDVRRAGIRDVLELRIALEAEGARLAALRHSPADLRRMRAALESLEAFARGGERPGVGHHELHAAHDLEFHTAVVDAAHNAALSATYGWFSSSVRDSLVASLGDREVPSIVPADHRALVDAIASGDPAAAEAAARALLEAPKRAIEALLATG from the coding sequence ATGGCGTTGCGGGCGGCGGGGCGGCGGTCGCTGGTCGACACCGTGGTGGAGCAGTTGCGCGCGCAGCTCACCGAGGGTGAGTGGCGGGTCGGGGACCGCGTGCCCACCGAGCATGCCCTCGCCGAGCAGCTCCAGGTCGGCCGGAACACGGTCCGCGAGGCGGTCCGCGTCCTCGTGCACGCGGGGATGTTGCAGTCCCGGCAAGGCGAGGGCACCTTCGTGGTGTCCACGACCGACCCGTCCGAGGTCATGCGGGATGTGCGGCGCGCCGGGATACGGGATGTGCTGGAGCTGCGGATCGCGCTGGAGGCGGAGGGCGCGCGGCTGGCCGCGCTCCGGCACAGCCCCGCCGATCTGCGGCGGATGCGGGCGGCGCTGGAGTCGCTCGAGGCGTTCGCGCGGGGCGGGGAGCGGCCCGGCGTCGGCCACCACGAGCTGCACGCCGCCCATGACCTCGAGTTCCACACCGCCGTGGTGGACGCCGCACACAATGCCGCGCTGAGCGCGACCTACGGCTGGTTCAGCAGCTCGGTGCGGGACTCACTGGTGGCCTCGCTCGGCGACCGCGAGGTGCCGAGCATCGTCCCCGCCGACCACCGTGCCCTGGTCGACGCGATCGCCTCCGGTGACCCGGCGGCCGCCGAGGCGGCGGCTCGGGCGCTGCTGGAGGCGCCGAAACGCGCCATCGAGGCGCTGCTCGCCACCGGCTGA
- a CDS encoding CynX/NimT family MFS transporter, with the protein MPRPHTPGPEAEPLLVDAETDLRPTPEVTAARRTLRAHSALLLIGIVLASLNMRAALAGVSPLLGEISGHFGLSATTGSLVTTIPLIFMGLASPFAPRLARRWGTEAVLLSALVLLLGGILLRVAPPVMALFAGGALVGSGIAFLNVLMPGLVKRDFPHRAAGMTALYTTSMIGGATVSAASAVPLENALGGWRGSLASWSLLAAVAALVWIPQTVLARRGTHHGEPAATPVRTTSGAEPRLGRSALAWQVTLFMGLQSSIAYVCIAWMPTIFTDHGMSKSAAGLVFAFSTMLQMVGSFVVPTLAGRMRSQRTLAVAVAALMGAGIAGLLAAPAAGAWVWAALIGVGQGGSVGLALTMMVLRTGDAHTSARLSGMAQTWGYLLAAVGPLALGVVHQTTGGWALPLTLMLAVCGALALLGLGAGRDRRIRA; encoded by the coding sequence TTGCCACGCCCGCACACCCCAGGCCCGGAGGCCGAGCCCCTGCTCGTGGACGCCGAGACGGATCTGCGGCCGACCCCCGAGGTGACCGCCGCGCGGCGTACCCTGCGGGCCCACTCGGCGCTTCTCCTGATCGGCATCGTGCTGGCGTCGCTCAACATGCGGGCCGCGCTCGCCGGGGTTTCCCCGCTCCTCGGCGAGATCAGCGGCCACTTCGGGCTGTCCGCGACCACGGGCAGCCTGGTCACCACCATCCCGCTGATCTTCATGGGCCTGGCCTCGCCCTTCGCGCCCCGGCTCGCCCGGCGCTGGGGCACCGAGGCGGTGCTGCTGAGCGCGCTGGTGCTGCTGCTCGGCGGCATACTGCTGCGGGTGGCGCCGCCCGTGATGGCGCTCTTCGCCGGGGGCGCCCTCGTCGGCAGCGGGATCGCGTTCCTCAATGTGCTGATGCCGGGCCTGGTCAAGCGGGACTTCCCGCACCGGGCCGCCGGAATGACCGCGCTCTACACCACCTCGATGATCGGCGGGGCGACGGTCTCCGCCGCCTCCGCCGTACCTCTGGAGAACGCGCTCGGCGGCTGGCGGGGTTCGCTCGCCTCCTGGTCGCTGCTGGCGGCGGTCGCGGCGCTGGTCTGGATACCGCAGACGGTGCTCGCGCGGCGTGGCACGCACCACGGCGAGCCCGCGGCGACGCCCGTAAGGACGACGTCGGGGGCGGAGCCGAGGCTGGGGCGCTCCGCGCTGGCCTGGCAGGTCACGCTGTTCATGGGGTTGCAGTCGTCGATCGCGTACGTCTGCATCGCCTGGATGCCGACGATCTTCACCGACCACGGCATGAGCAAGAGCGCGGCCGGGCTGGTGTTCGCGTTCAGCACCATGTTGCAGATGGTCGGTTCGTTCGTGGTGCCCACCCTCGCCGGGCGGATGCGCTCCCAGCGGACGCTGGCCGTCGCCGTCGCGGCGCTGATGGGTGCCGGTATCGCGGGCCTGCTGGCGGCTCCCGCGGCCGGGGCGTGGGTGTGGGCGGCGCTGATCGGCGTCGGCCAGGGCGGTTCCGTGGGGCTCGCGCTGACCATGATGGTGCTGCGGACCGGGGACGCCCACACCTCGGCGCGGCTGTCCGGCATGGCGCAGACCTGGGGCTATCTGCTGGCCGCGGTGGGTCCGCTGGCGCTCGGCGTGGTGCACCAGACCACCGGCGGCTGGGCGCTGCCGCTCACGCTGATGCTGGCGGTGTGCGGGGCGCTGGCGCTGCTGGGCCTGGGCGCGGGCCGCGACCGCAGGATCCGCGCCTGA
- a CDS encoding ABC transporter permease subunit has protein sequence MSSLYHPTVARLTYRALLGRRRALILFTLPGLLLIISLAVRLLTGADDDTADAILGGFAMATMVPLIGVIAGTGAIGPEIDDGSVIYLLAKPVKRPTIIITKLIVAIGVTVAFSAIPTLLAGFVLNGNANQLAVGYAVAAAVASVAYSAVFLLLGTVTRHAVIAGLVYALVWETFFGSLVAGARKLSVQQWALALAQKVADGDVITSDVGLATGVILLLAVTVAATWYAGRKLRTLTLAGEE, from the coding sequence ATGTCCTCGCTCTACCACCCCACCGTCGCGCGGCTCACCTACCGGGCCCTGCTCGGCCGCCGCCGTGCGCTGATCCTCTTCACCCTCCCCGGTCTGCTGCTGATCATCTCGCTCGCCGTACGGCTGCTGACCGGCGCGGACGACGACACGGCCGACGCGATCCTCGGCGGCTTCGCGATGGCCACCATGGTCCCGCTGATCGGCGTGATCGCCGGTACGGGCGCGATCGGCCCGGAGATCGACGACGGCTCGGTCATCTATCTGCTGGCCAAGCCGGTGAAGCGGCCGACGATCATCATCACCAAACTGATCGTGGCGATCGGCGTCACCGTCGCCTTCTCCGCGATCCCCACCCTGCTCGCGGGCTTCGTGCTGAACGGCAACGCGAACCAGCTGGCCGTCGGCTACGCCGTGGCCGCCGCCGTGGCCTCCGTCGCCTACAGCGCGGTCTTCCTGCTGCTGGGCACCGTGACCCGGCACGCGGTGATCGCGGGGCTGGTCTACGCCCTGGTCTGGGAGACCTTCTTCGGCAGCCTGGTCGCCGGGGCCCGCAAGCTCAGCGTGCAGCAGTGGGCGCTGGCGCTCGCGCAGAAGGTCGCGGACGGCGATGTGATCACGTCGGACGTCGGCCTGGCGACCGGCGTCATCCTGCTGCTCGCCGTGACCGTGGCCGCGACCTGGTACGCGGGCCGCAAGCTGCGCACGCTGACCCTCGCGGGGGAGGAGTGA
- a CDS encoding ABC transporter ATP-binding protein, with amino-acid sequence MTTIAIDNVSRWFGNVVAVNDVTMDIGPGVTGLLGPNGAGKSTLINMMGGFLAPSTGSVTLDGTPIWRNEQAYRHIGIVPEREAMYDFLTGREFVIANAELHGLPDPRAAARKALDTVEMDYAGSRKIATYSKGMRQRVKMASALVHEPSVLLLDEPFNGMDPRQRMQLMDLLRRMGAEGRTVLFSSHILEEVEQLAAHIEVIVAGRHAASGDFRKIRRLMTDRPHRYLVRSSDDRALAAALIADPSTTGIEVDASTGVDGGLHIQAVDFARFTELLPRVARDQGIRLLTVSPSDESLESVFSYLVAA; translated from the coding sequence GTGACCACGATCGCCATCGACAACGTCTCCCGCTGGTTCGGGAACGTCGTGGCCGTCAACGACGTGACCATGGACATCGGCCCCGGTGTCACCGGGCTCCTCGGCCCCAACGGCGCCGGCAAGTCCACCCTCATCAACATGATGGGCGGCTTCCTGGCCCCCTCCACCGGGTCCGTGACCCTCGACGGCACCCCGATCTGGCGCAATGAGCAGGCGTACCGCCACATCGGGATCGTCCCCGAGCGGGAGGCGATGTACGACTTCCTCACCGGCCGCGAGTTCGTGATCGCCAACGCCGAGCTGCACGGGCTGCCCGATCCCCGCGCCGCCGCCCGTAAGGCGCTCGACACCGTCGAGATGGACTACGCGGGCTCCCGGAAGATCGCCACGTACAGCAAGGGCATGCGCCAGCGCGTGAAGATGGCCTCCGCGCTGGTGCACGAGCCGTCGGTGCTCCTCCTGGACGAGCCGTTCAACGGCATGGACCCCCGGCAGCGGATGCAGCTGATGGATCTGCTGCGGCGGATGGGCGCCGAGGGCCGCACCGTGCTGTTCTCCTCGCACATCCTCGAGGAGGTCGAGCAGCTGGCGGCGCACATCGAGGTGATCGTCGCGGGGCGGCACGCCGCCTCCGGCGACTTCCGCAAGATCCGCCGGCTGATGACGGACCGTCCGCACCGCTATCTCGTACGGTCCAGCGACGACCGCGCGCTGGCGGCCGCCCTGATCGCCGATCCGTCGACCACCGGTATCGAGGTCGACGCGAGCACCGGCGTCGACGGCGGGCTGCACATCCAGGCGGTGGACTTCGCCCGCTTCACCGAACTGCTGCCTCGCGTCGCCCGTGACCAGGGCATCAGGCTCCTCACGGTCTCGCCATCCGACGAGTCCCTGGAGAGCGTCTTCTCCTACCTCGTCGCGGCCTGA
- a CDS encoding ABC transporter permease, which yields MPPETVTQQRADVIHNIGYRHYEGPRLGRAYARRSLFSQSLRGAYGLGRSAKSKVAPMLLFAVMCMPAAIIVAVAIATSADELPVKYTRYAIMLQAVIGLYTASQAPQSVSRDLRFKTVPLYFSRPIETVDYVVAKFAAMASALFILTGAPLLILYAGALLAKLDFADQTKGFAQGLVSVALLSLLFAGISLVVAALTPRRGFGVAAVIALLTISYGAVSAVQAIAWDQGNTGPVSWIGLFSPITIIDGVQTAFLGATSSFPGGVGPGTGTGLVYVLVLLGLIAGSYGLLMRRYRKVGL from the coding sequence ATGCCGCCTGAGACCGTGACCCAGCAGCGCGCCGACGTCATTCACAACATCGGCTACCGCCACTACGAGGGCCCGCGCCTCGGCCGTGCCTACGCCCGCCGCTCGCTCTTCTCCCAGAGCCTGCGCGGCGCCTACGGCCTCGGGCGCTCGGCCAAGTCCAAGGTCGCGCCGATGCTGCTGTTCGCCGTGATGTGCATGCCCGCCGCGATCATCGTCGCGGTGGCCATCGCCACCAGCGCGGACGAGCTGCCCGTCAAGTACACCCGCTACGCGATCATGCTTCAGGCCGTCATCGGCCTCTACACCGCCTCCCAGGCGCCGCAGTCCGTCTCCCGGGACCTCCGCTTCAAGACGGTCCCGCTCTACTTCTCGCGGCCCATCGAAACGGTGGACTACGTGGTGGCCAAGTTCGCCGCCATGGCCTCCGCGCTGTTCATCCTCACCGGCGCGCCCCTGCTGATCCTCTACGCCGGGGCACTGCTCGCCAAGCTGGACTTCGCCGATCAGACGAAGGGCTTCGCACAAGGACTGGTCTCCGTGGCTCTGCTCTCGCTCCTCTTCGCCGGCATCAGCCTGGTCGTCGCCGCGCTCACTCCGCGCCGCGGCTTCGGCGTCGCCGCCGTCATCGCCCTGCTGACCATCTCCTACGGCGCGGTGTCCGCCGTCCAGGCCATCGCCTGGGACCAGGGCAACACCGGCCCGGTGAGCTGGATCGGGCTGTTCTCGCCGATCACCATCATCGACGGGGTGCAGACGGCGTTCCTCGGTGCCACCTCCTCCTTCCCCGGCGGGGTCGGCCCCGGCACCGGGACCGGGCTCGTCTACGTCCTCGTTCTCCTCGGCCTGATCGCCGGCTCGTACGGGCTGCTGATGCGCCGCTACCGAAAGGTCGGTCTGTGA
- a CDS encoding ABC transporter ATP-binding protein, protein MSHTTTVERVTVIATESLSKRFPRVTALDRLSVDIAPGVTGLVGANGAGKSTLIKILLGLSPASEGRASVLGLDVAKDGSAIRESVGYMPEHDCLPPDVSATEFVVHMARMSGLPPSAARERTADTLRHVGLYEERYRPMGGYSTGMKQRVKLAQALVHDPRLVLLDEPTNGLDPVGRDEMLGLIRRVHTDFGISVLVTSHLLGELERTCDHVVVIDGGKLLRSSSTSDFTQATASLAVEVTDTADHPDGTTALRTALDRAGLTVQPAGRGADGSPGSDHVLLVDVAGEQTYDTVRDTIADLGLGLVRMEQRRHRIAEIFRSDDKDANTPETGDAANAAEAANAAASAHGNGGAVDAA, encoded by the coding sequence GTGTCTCACACCACTACCGTCGAACGCGTGACTGTGATCGCCACCGAAAGTCTGAGCAAGCGGTTCCCCCGCGTCACCGCGCTCGACCGGCTGTCCGTCGACATCGCACCAGGGGTCACCGGCCTGGTGGGTGCCAACGGCGCCGGTAAGTCCACGCTGATCAAGATCCTGCTCGGGTTGTCCCCCGCCAGCGAGGGGCGCGCCTCCGTGCTCGGCCTCGATGTGGCGAAGGACGGCAGCGCCATCCGCGAAAGCGTCGGCTACATGCCCGAGCACGACTGTCTGCCGCCCGATGTCTCGGCGACCGAGTTCGTCGTCCACATGGCGCGCATGTCCGGGCTGCCGCCCTCCGCGGCCCGCGAGCGCACGGCCGACACCCTGCGCCACGTCGGGCTGTACGAGGAGCGGTACCGCCCCATGGGCGGCTACTCCACGGGCATGAAGCAGCGGGTCAAGCTGGCGCAGGCCCTGGTGCACGACCCGCGCCTGGTGCTGCTGGACGAGCCGACCAACGGCCTTGACCCGGTCGGCCGCGACGAGATGCTCGGGCTGATCCGCCGCGTGCACACCGACTTCGGCATCTCGGTCCTGGTCACCTCGCATCTGCTCGGCGAGCTGGAGCGCACCTGCGACCACGTCGTGGTCATCGACGGCGGCAAGCTGCTCCGCTCCAGCTCCACCAGTGACTTCACCCAGGCCACGGCCTCGCTCGCGGTCGAGGTGACCGACACCGCCGACCACCCGGACGGCACCACGGCGCTGCGTACCGCGCTCGACCGGGCCGGGCTCACCGTCCAGCCCGCCGGCCGTGGCGCCGACGGGTCGCCCGGCTCCGACCACGTGCTGCTGGTCGACGTCGCGGGCGAGCAGACGTACGACACGGTCCGCGACACCATCGCCGACCTCGGCCTCGGCCTGGTCCGCATGGAGCAGCGCCGCCACCGCATCGCGGAGATCTTCCGGTCCGACGACAAGGACGCGAACACCCCGGAGACCGGGGACGCTGCGAACGCCGCGGAGGCCGCGAACGCCGCCGCCAGCGCACACGGGAACGGAGGTGCCGTCGATGCCGCCTGA